From the Microbacterium sp. W4I4 genome, one window contains:
- a CDS encoding GntR family transcriptional regulator: MAGEGRTAPGWDSTIERRGLRDRVYERILQLLLSGEVAPGARLSIDTLARQLDVSPTPVREAMVHLERTGLVTREALKGYRVAPPLGATQLRELFDARIMLEIEAARLATPADPDMLDELREAEDEHRRSGERVIEAIHAGSNDVELTTAYFAADAAFHEVVFRHCGNRYLRQMSESLGAQLHRMRQSMVHGVTDVREAIAEHEAIRQAFLAGDPEQPARMMRLHIEGVRARSLDLEKD, encoded by the coding sequence ATGGCTGGTGAGGGCCGCACGGCACCCGGATGGGACTCGACGATCGAGCGTCGGGGCCTGCGCGACCGCGTCTACGAGCGGATCCTGCAGCTGCTGCTGAGCGGTGAGGTCGCGCCGGGGGCGCGGCTCTCGATCGACACGCTCGCCCGCCAACTGGACGTGTCGCCGACCCCGGTGCGCGAGGCGATGGTGCATCTGGAGCGCACCGGCCTGGTCACCCGAGAGGCGCTCAAGGGCTACCGGGTCGCGCCGCCGCTGGGGGCGACACAGCTGCGCGAGCTGTTCGACGCGCGCATCATGCTCGAGATCGAAGCCGCCAGGCTGGCCACCCCCGCTGATCCCGACATGCTCGACGAGCTGCGAGAGGCCGAGGACGAGCATCGCCGCAGTGGTGAGCGCGTCATCGAGGCGATCCATGCGGGCAGCAACGACGTCGAGCTGACCACCGCGTACTTCGCCGCGGATGCGGCGTTCCATGAGGTGGTCTTCCGGCACTGCGGCAATCGCTATCTGCGACAGATGTCGGAGTCCCTCGGAGCTCAGCTGCACCGGATGCGGCAGAGCATGGTGCACGGGGTCACGGATGTGCGCGAGGCCATCGCCGAGCACGAGGCGATCCGCCAGGCGTTCCTCGCGGGCGACCCGGAGCAGCCCGCCCGGATGATGCGCCTGCACATCGAGGGAGTCCGGGCGAGATCGCTGGACCTGGAGAAGGACTGA
- a CDS encoding triose-phosphate isomerase family protein yields MAKRMLIGASLKMYFSHAQTVAWTTAVAALLAQHPARDRVEMFVIPQYPSIPGCLEAAGGLTVGAQDVSEHDSGAFTGEVSAAVLAELGCRYVEVGHAERRRLYGDTDEVVAAKTAAAMRAGLVPILCVGEAEQVGDEAAALACSAQVDSALALVADVGELVIAYEPLWAIGAPAPAPAEHIRGVCDRLRAHADLRGLSARVIYGGSAGPGTIADIADSVDGIFLGRFAHDPEAVRSILDEAAAV; encoded by the coding sequence ATGGCGAAGCGGATGCTGATCGGCGCGAGCCTGAAGATGTACTTCTCGCACGCGCAGACCGTGGCGTGGACCACCGCGGTCGCGGCACTGCTCGCGCAGCATCCGGCACGCGACCGGGTGGAGATGTTCGTCATCCCGCAGTATCCGTCGATCCCCGGCTGCCTCGAGGCGGCGGGCGGGCTCACCGTCGGCGCGCAGGACGTCTCCGAGCACGACTCGGGCGCGTTCACCGGCGAGGTGTCGGCCGCGGTCCTGGCGGAGCTCGGATGCCGATACGTCGAGGTCGGGCACGCGGAGCGGCGCCGGTTGTACGGCGACACCGATGAGGTCGTCGCCGCGAAGACCGCGGCGGCGATGCGCGCCGGACTCGTTCCGATCCTCTGCGTCGGCGAGGCGGAGCAGGTCGGGGACGAGGCCGCGGCCCTCGCCTGCTCCGCGCAGGTGGACTCCGCGCTCGCTCTCGTCGCCGACGTCGGCGAACTCGTCATCGCCTACGAGCCGCTGTGGGCCATCGGCGCGCCCGCTCCGGCGCCGGCGGAGCACATCCGCGGCGTCTGCGACCGGCTGCGCGCACACGCGGATCTCCGGGGCCTGAGCGCCCGCGTGATCTACGGTGGTAGTGCAGGACCGGGAACCATCGCCGACATCGCAGACAGCGTCGACGGGATCTTCCTGGGCCGCTTCGCCCACGACCCGGAGGCGGTGCGGTCGATCCTGGATGAGGCCGCCGCAGTGTGA
- a CDS encoding ribose-5-phosphate isomerase has protein sequence MGLRLVIGSDDAGFDYKERIKADLLNNPLVSEVVDVGVDADGHTNYPTVATTAAEKVAAGDADRAILICGTGLGVAIAANKVAGIRAVTAHDSYSVERSVLSNDAQVLCMGQRVVGIELARRLAAEWLTYTFDPQSASAEKVREICAYEGV, from the coding sequence ATGGGACTTCGACTCGTGATCGGCTCGGACGACGCCGGATTCGACTACAAGGAGCGCATCAAGGCCGACCTGCTGAACAATCCGCTGGTCTCCGAGGTGGTCGACGTCGGTGTCGACGCGGACGGCCACACCAACTACCCGACCGTCGCGACGACCGCGGCCGAGAAGGTGGCCGCAGGCGACGCCGACCGTGCCATCCTCATCTGCGGCACCGGACTGGGCGTCGCCATCGCGGCGAACAAGGTCGCCGGCATCCGCGCCGTCACCGCTCACGACTCCTACAGTGTGGAGCGCTCGGTGCTCTCCAACGATGCCCAGGTGCTGTGCATGGGGCAGCGGGTGGTCGGCATCGAGCTCGCCAGGCGCTTGGCCGCCGAGTGGCTCACCTACACGTTCGACCCGCAGAGCGCATCCGCCGAGAAGGTCCGCGAGATCTGCGCCTACGAGGGCGTCTGA
- a CDS encoding dihydroxyacetone kinase family protein: protein MTRLFNDPGDFAKEAAEGLALASARWVRPVLGGVVRSTRGPEPTVAVVIGGGSGHYPAFAGLVGPGLAHGAAMGNLFASPSAHQVHSVATAADEGRGVLLSYGNYAGDVLHFTQAQERMRAAGIDCRTVTITDDISSAPVHEIEKRRGIAGDLVVFKVAGAAAESGADLDDVERVAIHANERTRTLGVAFAGCTLPGATEPLFTVPEGRMAVGLGIHGEPGIDEVDVPSAHGLAELFVSSLLEELPDGVSREGARVVPILNGLGNVKYEELYVVYASVHRLLEEAGLTVVSPEVGEFCTSFDMAGASLTLLWLDDELEELWLAPCDTPAFRRGAVEGRVEVEHVDVAQEQRTLGEATSESREAAVVLVRAFQAVAGVLDAEADELGRIDRIAGDGDHGIGMQRGSRAAAKAAHEAFEIGGGAGGVLQWAADAWADDGGGTSGAIWGEMLAALAVSFGDSAAIDAEQVRVGVLRMKDAVMSFGKAKPGDKTMIDAIVPFADHLDEQVRGGAGLVPAWTDAAAVATEAAEATASLTAKLGRARSHGDKSLGTPDPGAVSFALITHTVLDILKGDD, encoded by the coding sequence ATGACGCGCTTGTTCAACGATCCAGGCGACTTCGCCAAGGAGGCGGCAGAGGGGCTCGCCCTCGCCTCGGCGCGATGGGTGCGTCCGGTCCTGGGCGGCGTGGTGCGATCGACCAGGGGGCCGGAGCCGACGGTCGCCGTAGTGATCGGCGGGGGCAGCGGTCACTACCCGGCGTTCGCCGGCCTGGTCGGGCCCGGCCTCGCTCACGGTGCGGCGATGGGGAACCTCTTCGCCTCGCCCTCCGCGCACCAGGTCCACTCTGTCGCGACTGCGGCGGACGAGGGCCGGGGAGTGCTGCTCAGTTACGGCAACTACGCCGGTGACGTGCTGCACTTCACGCAGGCTCAGGAGCGCATGCGGGCCGCGGGCATCGACTGCCGCACGGTCACGATCACCGACGACATCTCCAGCGCACCTGTGCACGAGATCGAGAAGCGCCGCGGCATCGCGGGCGATCTCGTCGTCTTCAAGGTCGCGGGCGCGGCCGCCGAGTCCGGCGCCGACCTGGACGATGTGGAGCGCGTGGCCATCCACGCCAACGAGCGGACCCGCACCCTGGGTGTGGCCTTCGCCGGCTGCACTCTGCCCGGCGCCACCGAGCCGTTGTTCACCGTGCCGGAGGGGCGGATGGCGGTCGGACTCGGCATCCACGGAGAGCCCGGCATCGACGAGGTCGACGTCCCGTCCGCCCACGGCCTGGCCGAGCTCTTCGTCTCCTCGCTCCTGGAAGAGCTCCCCGACGGCGTCTCCCGCGAGGGTGCACGCGTCGTGCCCATCCTCAACGGGCTCGGCAACGTCAAGTACGAGGAGCTGTACGTCGTGTACGCCTCCGTGCACCGGCTGCTTGAAGAAGCGGGTCTCACCGTCGTGTCGCCGGAGGTCGGCGAGTTCTGCACGAGCTTCGACATGGCCGGCGCCTCGCTGACACTGCTCTGGCTCGATGACGAGCTCGAAGAGCTCTGGCTCGCACCTTGCGACACCCCCGCCTTCCGCAGGGGAGCGGTCGAGGGGCGCGTCGAGGTGGAGCACGTCGATGTCGCGCAGGAGCAGCGGACCCTCGGCGAGGCCACGTCCGAGTCGCGCGAGGCGGCAGTCGTTCTCGTCCGAGCCTTCCAGGCGGTAGCGGGGGTGCTGGATGCCGAAGCCGACGAGCTGGGCCGCATCGACCGCATCGCCGGCGATGGCGACCACGGTATCGGGATGCAGCGCGGCAGCCGCGCGGCGGCGAAGGCTGCGCACGAGGCGTTCGAGATCGGTGGCGGCGCCGGCGGCGTGCTGCAGTGGGCGGCTGACGCCTGGGCCGACGACGGCGGCGGCACCTCGGGTGCCATCTGGGGCGAGATGCTGGCTGCGCTGGCCGTATCCTTCGGCGACTCGGCGGCGATCGACGCGGAGCAGGTGCGCGTCGGGGTGCTGCGCATGAAGGACGCCGTGATGTCCTTCGGCAAGGCCAAGCCGGGTGACAAGACGATGATCGACGCGATCGTGCCGTTCGCCGATCATCTCGACGAACAGGTGCGCGGCGGCGCCGGCCTGGTGCCTGCGTGGACGGATGCCGCCGCCGTCGCCACCGAGGCGGCCGAGGCCACCGCATCCCTCACCGCCAAGCTCGGCCGTGCCCGCTCGCACGGCGACAAGAGCCTCGGCACCCCGGATCCGGGCGCGGTGTCCTTCGCGCTCATCACCCACACTGTTCTCGACATCCTGAAAGGGGATGACTGA